A genomic segment from Thermodesulfobacteriota bacterium encodes:
- a CDS encoding ABC transporter ATP-binding protein produces the protein MPGYDKFIKVDNVSMSFGQAEAVHQVSFAVNRGTIFGLVGSDGAGKSTLLRMVATMIKPSSGSIFIDGLDVVNEKKQVKSMIGYMPQRFGLYQDLTVEENIDFFMDIFGIFGAERKKRRARYLAFSNLLPFARRLAGNLSGGMKQKLGLACVLIHEPRILILDEPTNGVDPVSRQEFWDILTQMRYDGMTILVSTSYLDEGEKCDYLGLMHQSQLLDTATPAEIRSNFSSLEEAMIHRIQKVDKELLNDSFKL, from the coding sequence ATGCCTGGTTACGATAAGTTTATTAAGGTAGATAACGTTTCGATGAGCTTCGGTCAGGCAGAGGCAGTCCACCAGGTATCATTTGCAGTAAACAGGGGAACTATATTCGGTCTTGTCGGTTCAGACGGGGCAGGCAAATCGACCCTCCTGAGGATGGTGGCGACAATGATCAAGCCGTCTTCAGGAAGTATTTTCATCGATGGACTGGATGTGGTAAACGAAAAGAAGCAGGTCAAGTCAATGATAGGCTATATGCCGCAGCGCTTTGGTCTGTACCAGGACCTTACCGTCGAAGAGAACATAGATTTTTTTATGGATATTTTTGGTATTTTTGGAGCGGAAAGGAAGAAGAGGAGGGCACGTTATCTCGCATTTTCAAACCTTCTCCCATTTGCCCGCCGACTGGCAGGCAATCTTTCCGGTGGTATGAAACAGAAGCTGGGACTTGCCTGTGTCCTCATCCACGAACCCAGGATACTCATTCTTGACGAACCAACGAATGGTGTAGACCCAGTATCCCGACAGGAATTCTGGGATATACTGACTCAGATGCGCTATGATGGTATGACCATCCTCGTTTCCACTTCATACCTCGATGAGGGTGAAAAATGTGACTATCTGGGTTTGATGCACCAATCACAGCTTCTGGATACAGCCACCCCGGCAGAGATTCGCTCCAATTTTTCCAGTCTGGAAGAAGCAATGATCCATCGCATTCAGAAGGTGGATAAGGAACTGCTTAATGACAGCTTCAAACTCTGA
- a CDS encoding ABC transporter ATP-binding protein, with protein MTASNSDAIVVKDLEKRFGQFVAVDRISFSVKKGEIFGFLGPNGSGKSTTIRMLCGIITPTSGEGMVAGHDIFTESEEIKQSIGYMSQKFSLYEDLNPLENLRFYLGIYNVPQNQWKERIEWIMGVVRLQEVRHRYARELPPGWRQRLALGCALLHQPDILFLDEPTSGVDPITRQHFWTFIGQLAGEGITVFVTTHYMDDARNCLRIVMINEGRIVATGSPAKIISETCPDLPAANLNDAFITLMSRKNY; from the coding sequence ATGACAGCTTCAAACTCTGATGCCATTGTTGTAAAAGACCTTGAAAAGCGGTTCGGTCAATTTGTTGCCGTCGATAGAATCTCCTTTTCCGTAAAGAAAGGAGAGATATTCGGTTTCCTTGGTCCCAATGGCTCAGGCAAATCAACTACTATCCGGATGCTCTGCGGTATAATCACTCCAACATCCGGTGAGGGAATGGTGGCAGGGCATGATATATTTACCGAATCCGAAGAAATAAAACAGTCCATAGGTTACATGTCTCAGAAATTTTCCCTTTATGAAGATTTAAACCCCCTTGAAAACCTCCGTTTTTATCTCGGAATATACAACGTGCCTCAGAACCAGTGGAAAGAACGGATTGAATGGATCATGGGTGTGGTCCGTCTCCAGGAGGTGCGACATCGGTATGCCAGGGAATTGCCACCCGGATGGCGGCAACGGCTCGCTCTGGGTTGTGCCCTGCTTCATCAGCCTGATATCCTCTTCCTCGACGAACCCACCTCAGGGGTTGACCCCATTACGAGGCAGCACTTCTGGACATTCATAGGACAACTGGCAGGGGAGGGGATCACAGTCTTTGTTACTACCCACTACATGGATGATGCCCGTAATTGCCTGCGAATTGTGATGATCAATGAGGGGAGGATAGTAGCAACGGGCAGTCCGGCGAAGATTATTAGCGAGACATGCCCGGATCTTCCTGCGGCAAACTTAAACGATGCTTTTATAACCTTAATGTCCCGAAAAAACTATTGA